From one Streptomyces sp. SCSIO 30461 genomic stretch:
- a CDS encoding roadblock/LC7 domain-containing protein has translation MTAPNAAANDITRGSGLDWLLDELVDRVGSIRKALVLSGDGLATGSSRDLTREDSEHLAAVASGFHSLAKGVGRHFDAGAVRQTVVELDDAFLFVTAAGDGSCLAVLSDADSDVGQVAYEMTLMVKKVGAHLATAPRSGLTSGG, from the coding sequence ATGACCGCACCGAACGCCGCAGCGAACGACATCACCAGGGGCAGCGGGCTCGACTGGCTCCTTGACGAGCTGGTCGACCGGGTCGGATCCATCCGCAAGGCGCTCGTGCTCTCCGGCGACGGCCTCGCGACCGGTTCGTCCAGGGACCTCACGCGTGAGGACAGCGAGCACCTGGCGGCGGTCGCCTCCGGGTTCCACAGCCTCGCCAAGGGCGTCGGCCGGCACTTCGACGCCGGAGCGGTCCGGCAGACCGTCGTCGAACTCGACGATGCCTTCCTCTTCGTCACGGCGGCGGGTGACGGAAGCTGCCTCGCCGTGCTGTCCGACGCCGATTCCGATGTCGGACAGGTCGCCTACGAGATGACGCTGATGGTGAAGAAGGTGGGCGCCCACCTTGCCACGGCACCCAGGAGCGGGCTGACTTCCGGAGGGTGA
- a CDS encoding ATP/GTP-binding protein, whose translation MVFGRSSREEMPLPVEPVTLKLLVAGGFGVGKTTLVGAVSEIKPLRTEETLSEAGRPVDDLDGVESKRTTTVAMDFGRITLRDDLVLYLFGTPGQDRFWFLWDELAHGALGAVVLVDTRRLEDSFAAIDYFERRGIPFTIGVNCFEDADRFSTETVRAALDLDPEVPLMMCDARDRESVKSVLVSVVEHALVWSTRRHEAATT comes from the coding sequence ATGGTCTTCGGGCGCTCTAGCCGTGAAGAGATGCCGCTGCCGGTCGAACCGGTGACTCTCAAGCTCCTGGTGGCGGGCGGCTTCGGGGTCGGCAAGACGACTCTCGTCGGTGCGGTCAGCGAGATCAAACCGTTGCGCACCGAGGAGACCCTCAGCGAGGCGGGACGTCCCGTCGACGATCTGGACGGGGTGGAGTCGAAGAGAACCACCACCGTCGCCATGGACTTCGGCCGGATCACCCTGCGCGATGACCTGGTGCTCTACCTCTTCGGCACACCGGGCCAGGACCGCTTCTGGTTCCTCTGGGACGAACTGGCGCATGGCGCGCTCGGGGCCGTCGTGCTCGTGGACACCCGCCGGCTTGAGGACTCGTTCGCGGCCATCGACTACTTCGAGCGCCGGGGGATTCCGTTCACCATCGGCGTCAACTGCTTCGAGGACGCCGACCGCTTCTCCACGGAGACCGTACGGGCGGCGCTCGACCTCGATCCCGAGGTGCCGCTGATGATGTGCGACGCACGTGACCGTGAGTCGGTCAAGTCGGTGTTGGTGTCGGTGGTCGAGCACGCCCTGGTCTGGTCCACGCGCCGGCACGAGGCAGCCACTACCTGA
- a CDS encoding acetoacetate--CoA ligase has translation MTASPAPLWQPDADRVAAARITRFQTWAAERYGAPAGGGYAALHRWSVDELETFWRAVADWFDVRFSTPYEQVIGDRSMPGARWFTGATLNYAEHALRAAEDPARAHEPALIHVDETQEMSPISWSELRRQVGALAAELRALGVRPGDRVSGYLPNIPEAVTALLAAAAVGAVWTSCAPDFGARSVLDRFQQVEPVVLFTVDGYRYGGKEHDRRETVAELRRELPTLRAVVHIPLLGSPAPDGALSWADLVSADSEADRSAEPVFEQVPFDHPLWVLYSSGTTGLPKAIVQSQGGILLEHFKQLGLHCDLGPGDRFFWYTSTGWMMWNFLVSGLLTGTTVILYDGSPGYPGTGAQWAIAERTGATLFGTSAAYVMACRKAGLHPGRDHDLSRVQCVATTGSPLPPDGFRWLHDEVREDLWIASVSGGTDVCSCFAGAVPTLPVHIGELQAACLGTDLQAWDPQGKAVTGEVGELVVTNPMPSMPIHFWNDPDGSRYRDSYFETYPGVWRHGDWITITDHGSVVIHGRSDSTLNRQGVRMGSADIYEAVERLPEIRESLVIGLEEPNGGYWMPLFVHLAPGATLDDDLRERVKRTIREQLSPRHVPDDIIEVPAIPHTLTGKRIEVPVKRLLQGTPLAKAVNPGSVDDIDLLRFYEDLARTRA, from the coding sequence ATGACCGCAAGCCCTGCCCCGCTCTGGCAGCCCGACGCCGACCGCGTCGCGGCAGCCCGGATCACCCGGTTCCAGACCTGGGCCGCGGAGCGGTACGGAGCCCCGGCCGGCGGAGGCTACGCGGCACTGCACCGCTGGTCCGTGGACGAACTGGAGACCTTCTGGCGGGCGGTCGCCGACTGGTTCGACGTACGGTTCTCCACCCCGTACGAGCAGGTCATCGGTGACCGCTCCATGCCCGGAGCCCGATGGTTCACCGGCGCCACCCTCAACTACGCCGAGCATGCACTGCGCGCCGCCGAAGACCCCGCTCGTGCCCATGAGCCGGCGCTGATCCATGTGGACGAGACCCAGGAGATGTCCCCGATCAGCTGGTCCGAGCTGCGCCGCCAGGTCGGTGCGCTCGCCGCGGAGCTGCGCGCCCTCGGCGTACGCCCGGGCGATCGGGTCAGCGGCTACCTACCCAACATCCCGGAGGCGGTGACCGCTCTCCTCGCCGCCGCCGCCGTCGGCGCGGTCTGGACCTCCTGCGCCCCCGACTTCGGGGCCCGCAGCGTCCTGGACCGCTTCCAGCAGGTCGAACCGGTCGTCCTGTTCACCGTCGACGGCTACCGCTACGGCGGCAAGGAACACGATCGCCGCGAGACGGTCGCCGAACTGCGCCGCGAACTGCCCACCCTGCGCGCCGTCGTCCACATCCCCCTGCTCGGCAGCCCCGCCCCCGACGGCGCCCTGTCCTGGGCCGACCTGGTCTCCGCGGACTCCGAGGCCGACCGGTCAGCCGAACCGGTCTTCGAGCAGGTCCCGTTCGACCACCCGCTGTGGGTCCTGTACTCATCCGGTACCACCGGCCTCCCCAAGGCCATCGTCCAGTCCCAGGGCGGCATCCTGCTCGAACACTTCAAGCAGCTCGGCCTGCACTGCGACCTCGGCCCCGGTGACCGCTTCTTCTGGTACACCTCCACCGGCTGGATGATGTGGAACTTCCTCGTCTCCGGCCTGCTCACCGGCACCACCGTCATCCTGTACGACGGCAGTCCCGGCTACCCCGGCACCGGCGCTCAGTGGGCCATCGCCGAACGCACCGGCGCCACTCTCTTCGGTACGTCGGCCGCCTATGTGATGGCCTGCCGCAAAGCCGGACTGCACCCAGGGCGCGACCACGACCTCTCCCGCGTCCAGTGCGTCGCGACCACCGGCTCCCCCCTGCCACCCGACGGCTTCCGCTGGCTACACGACGAGGTCCGTGAAGACCTGTGGATCGCGTCCGTCAGCGGCGGCACCGACGTGTGCAGCTGCTTCGCCGGAGCCGTACCCACCCTTCCGGTCCACATCGGCGAACTCCAGGCCGCCTGCCTCGGCACCGACCTCCAGGCCTGGGACCCGCAGGGCAAGGCCGTCACCGGCGAAGTCGGCGAGCTCGTCGTCACCAACCCCATGCCCTCCATGCCGATCCACTTCTGGAACGACCCGGACGGCAGCCGCTACCGGGACAGCTACTTCGAGACATACCCGGGTGTCTGGCGGCACGGCGACTGGATCACCATCACCGACCACGGTTCGGTCGTCATCCACGGCCGCTCCGACTCCACACTCAACCGCCAAGGCGTCCGCATGGGCTCCGCCGACATCTACGAAGCCGTCGAACGGCTCCCCGAGATCCGCGAGTCCCTCGTCATCGGCCTCGAAGAACCGAACGGCGGCTACTGGATGCCGCTCTTCGTCCATCTCGCCCCCGGCGCCACCCTCGACGACGACCTCCGCGAGCGCGTCAAGCGCACCATCCGCGAACAGCTGTCCCCGCGTCACGTCCCCGACGACATCATCGAAGTCCCCGCCATCCCGCACACCCTGACCGGCAAGCGGATCGAAGTCCCCGTCAAGCGCCTCCTCCAGGGCACACCCCTCGCCAAGGCGGTCAATCCCGGATCGGTCGACGACATCGACCTGCTCCGGTTCTACGAGGATCTGGCTCGTACCCGCGCCTGA
- a CDS encoding PTS glucose transporter subunit IIA, with protein sequence MTVVTSPLPGRVIGLAAVPDPVFSGAMVGPGMAIDPPRELSEAVSPVDGIVVSLHPHAFVVVDREGHGVLIHLGIDTVQLNGAGFELLINKGDTVARGQAVIRWNPQAVEEAGKSPICPVVALEGAAGSLDGLREDGDVKIGDELFSWS encoded by the coding sequence ATGACAGTCGTGACGTCGCCGCTGCCCGGCCGTGTGATCGGTTTGGCTGCCGTGCCAGATCCGGTGTTCTCCGGAGCGATGGTCGGTCCAGGAATGGCGATCGACCCCCCACGTGAGCTTTCCGAGGCCGTGTCACCCGTGGACGGCATCGTCGTCTCTCTTCATCCGCACGCCTTCGTCGTCGTGGACCGCGAAGGGCACGGCGTGCTGATCCATCTGGGCATCGACACCGTCCAGCTCAACGGGGCAGGCTTCGAGCTGCTCATCAACAAGGGAGACACGGTGGCCCGGGGCCAGGCCGTCATCCGCTGGAACCCGCAGGCGGTCGAAGAGGCAGGCAAGTCGCCCATCTGCCCCGTGGTGGCGCTCGAGGGTGCTGCCGGGTCTCTGGACGGGCTCCGCGAAGATGGGGATGTGAAGATCGGCGACGAGTTGTTCAGCTGGAGCTGA
- a CDS encoding NUDIX domain-containing protein translates to MSRTGSAVPVRDSHCSSCGTRYPQDITGWPRLCVHCGDTIYRNPLPVAVALLPATTAHGTGLVVITRTIEPRCGEIALPGGFIDHAEEWQRAVVRELREETGIEADDRDVRLADALSSPGGHLLLFGLLPECRADRLPHSAPTDETEGWHLLHKPAELAFPLHTLAVRRWFAGDYA, encoded by the coding sequence GTGTCCCGCACGGGCAGCGCCGTGCCCGTCCGGGACTCCCACTGTTCGAGCTGTGGGACCCGCTATCCGCAGGACATCACGGGTTGGCCCCGTCTCTGCGTCCACTGCGGCGACACCATCTACCGCAACCCTCTCCCGGTCGCCGTCGCCCTCCTCCCGGCCACCACGGCACACGGCACCGGACTCGTCGTCATCACACGGACCATCGAGCCCCGGTGCGGCGAGATCGCGCTGCCGGGCGGTTTCATCGACCACGCCGAGGAGTGGCAGCGCGCCGTCGTCCGCGAGCTGCGCGAAGAGACCGGCATCGAAGCCGACGACCGGGACGTCCGGCTGGCCGACGCGCTGAGCTCCCCCGGCGGCCACCTGCTGCTGTTCGGGCTGCTCCCGGAGTGCCGCGCGGACCGGCTCCCGCACTCCGCGCCGACCGACGAGACCGAGGGCTGGCACCTGCTCCACAAGCCCGCCGAGCTCGCCTTCCCACTGCACACGCTCGCCGTACGCCGCTGGTTCGCAGGCGACTACGCCTAG
- a CDS encoding DUF742 domain-containing protein, which yields MNDAGQHIQGLGRPRPTEPGAETPEARQRHHWFDDEAGPVVRPYAMTRGRTSSTTRQRLDLIALVVPEAGANDPGTDQTLSPEHVDIIDRCSIIPQSIAELAAGLDLPVGVVRVLVGDLVEGALVHVTRPVPPAELPDVSILREVIDGLRAL from the coding sequence ATGAACGACGCCGGACAGCACATCCAGGGGCTCGGGAGGCCCAGACCGACCGAGCCGGGCGCCGAAACCCCGGAAGCGCGGCAGCGACACCACTGGTTCGACGACGAAGCCGGACCAGTGGTGCGTCCGTACGCGATGACCCGGGGCCGCACCAGCAGCACGACCAGGCAGCGGCTCGATCTGATCGCACTCGTCGTCCCCGAGGCGGGTGCGAACGATCCGGGCACGGACCAGACGCTGTCGCCCGAGCACGTCGATATCATCGACCGCTGCAGCATCATTCCCCAGTCGATCGCCGAGCTCGCGGCGGGTCTTGACCTGCCCGTGGGCGTGGTCAGGGTCCTCGTCGGCGACCTTGTCGAGGGCGCACTGGTCCATGTAACCCGTCCCGTTCCACCGGCCGAGCTGCCGGACGTAAGCATTCTCCGTGAGGTGATCGATGGTCTTCGGGCGCTCTAG
- a CDS encoding TIM-barrel domain-containing protein: MDGRELVRSVKVFGAVRGLRAVRSAWRRRRTDAWGLPPRGAERARVPGTGVGAEPLPGGGVVRFARSRLRVRVAVDGSVFWGWDGAEPEPSYALAGPPPAVDPRAELEPDKDGGWRVVSQRVTVAVSRHGAVEVRTPGGVVLRRDLPPRWWEPVAGGSARWSQRAEVGADARFFGLGGRSAGPRLRDGTYRMWNTDPGGGFGPGDDPLYITMPVQVVVADAGTHLAFYDNTWDGSIVLREGEEGAGSGHDLPGTLEVRASGGPLRCWVVVGTPTRLLRTWTGLTGAPAVPPSWALGPQHARWGFGSAREVRRVVAGYRDHGLPLSALHLDIDHYDGHRVFTVDRERFPDLPGLARDLDEDGVKLVSIVDPAVKEEPGNAVYESGSAADAFVRDTRGRRVRGVVWPGECVYPDFTDPRVRDWWGGLYAERLAQGFAGVWHDMNEPVSFAAFGDTTLPCSARHSMEGRGGDHREGHNVYGLAMARAGYEGLRRLRPEERPFLFSRSGWAGMQRYGGTWSGDVSTGWPGLRAALSLVIGLGLCGVPYSGPDVGGFDGSPSPELYLRWFQLGAYLPLFRTHSAIDAGRREPWEFGPEVLGHARAALLERERLRPYFVTLAHLARLTGAPYVRPVWWNAPRDRALRDCEDAFLLGDALLVAPVLEPGADRRAVRLPRGRWYDTVTGRAHEGPGQVLLDAPLSRIPVLARAGAVLPVRGADGGVELEVWAPVAGRPGGGPVAGDCGGVSARAEAGRPQGERPEAERLDVERYTSRLAGERVVVELVTAHGVVEASRPVRLRGQTR, from the coding sequence ATGGACGGTCGGGAGCTGGTGCGCTCGGTGAAGGTGTTCGGGGCGGTGCGGGGCCTGCGGGCGGTGCGTTCGGCATGGCGCCGCAGACGTACGGACGCCTGGGGTCTGCCGCCGCGAGGTGCCGAGCGGGCACGGGTGCCGGGTACGGGCGTCGGTGCCGAGCCTTTGCCGGGCGGCGGGGTGGTGCGCTTCGCGCGCTCCCGGCTGAGGGTGCGGGTGGCGGTGGACGGCAGTGTTTTCTGGGGCTGGGACGGCGCGGAGCCCGAGCCCTCGTACGCGTTGGCGGGTCCTCCGCCGGCCGTGGATCCGCGCGCCGAGCTGGAGCCGGACAAGGACGGCGGCTGGCGGGTCGTTTCCCAGCGGGTGACTGTGGCGGTGTCGCGCCACGGGGCTGTGGAGGTCCGCACTCCGGGTGGGGTGGTGCTGCGCAGGGACCTGCCGCCGCGCTGGTGGGAACCGGTGGCAGGGGGCTCGGCGCGCTGGTCGCAGCGCGCCGAGGTGGGTGCGGACGCTCGGTTCTTCGGGCTGGGCGGGCGCTCGGCGGGGCCACGGCTGCGGGACGGCACGTACCGGATGTGGAACACGGACCCCGGGGGTGGTTTCGGGCCGGGTGACGATCCGCTGTACATCACCATGCCCGTGCAGGTGGTGGTCGCGGACGCGGGCACTCATCTGGCGTTCTACGACAACACCTGGGACGGCAGCATCGTGCTGCGCGAGGGGGAGGAGGGTGCGGGCTCGGGTCATGACCTGCCGGGCACGCTGGAGGTCCGGGCGAGCGGTGGTCCGCTCCGCTGCTGGGTGGTGGTGGGGACGCCGACGCGTCTGCTGCGCACCTGGACGGGCCTCACCGGCGCCCCCGCGGTGCCCCCGTCGTGGGCGCTGGGCCCGCAGCACGCCCGCTGGGGTTTCGGAAGTGCCAGGGAGGTACGCCGGGTGGTGGCGGGCTACCGGGACCACGGGCTTCCGCTGTCCGCGCTGCATCTCGACATCGACCACTACGACGGTCATCGGGTGTTCACCGTCGACCGGGAGCGCTTCCCCGATCTGCCGGGGCTCGCGCGGGACCTGGACGAGGATGGCGTGAAACTGGTGTCGATCGTCGATCCGGCGGTCAAGGAGGAGCCGGGGAACGCGGTATACGAGAGCGGTTCGGCGGCCGACGCCTTCGTGCGGGACACCCGGGGCAGGCGGGTGCGGGGGGTGGTGTGGCCGGGTGAGTGCGTCTATCCGGACTTCACGGACCCCCGGGTGCGCGACTGGTGGGGCGGGCTCTACGCGGAGCGTCTGGCACAGGGCTTCGCGGGGGTGTGGCATGACATGAACGAGCCCGTCTCCTTCGCGGCCTTCGGCGATACGACGCTGCCCTGCTCGGCCCGGCACTCCATGGAGGGGCGTGGCGGCGACCATCGCGAGGGCCACAATGTGTACGGACTGGCGATGGCGCGTGCGGGCTACGAGGGACTGCGACGGCTGCGGCCCGAAGAACGGCCCTTCCTGTTCTCGCGCTCCGGCTGGGCGGGGATGCAGCGGTACGGCGGGACCTGGTCCGGGGATGTGTCGACCGGGTGGCCGGGGCTGCGGGCCGCGCTGTCCCTGGTGATCGGACTGGGGCTGTGCGGGGTGCCGTATTCGGGTCCTGACGTGGGCGGTTTCGATGGGAGCCCATCGCCTGAGCTGTATCTGCGCTGGTTCCAGCTGGGCGCGTACCTGCCGCTGTTCCGGACGCATTCGGCGATCGACGCGGGCCGCAGGGAGCCGTGGGAGTTCGGTCCTGAGGTACTCGGTCATGCGCGGGCGGCGCTGCTGGAACGGGAGCGGCTGCGCCCGTACTTCGTCACCCTGGCTCATCTGGCACGGCTGACAGGCGCGCCGTATGTGCGCCCTGTGTGGTGGAACGCGCCGCGGGACCGTGCGCTGCGGGACTGCGAGGACGCCTTTCTGCTGGGCGACGCGCTGCTGGTCGCGCCGGTGCTGGAACCGGGGGCGGACCGGCGGGCGGTGCGGCTGCCGCGCGGGCGCTGGTACGACACGGTGACGGGGAGGGCGCACGAGGGGCCGGGACAGGTGCTGCTGGACGCGCCGCTGTCGCGGATTCCGGTGCTGGCACGGGCGGGTGCGGTGCTTCCGGTGCGCGGTGCGGACGGCGGTGTCGAGCTGGAGGTATGGGCGCCGGTGGCGGGGCGCCCCGGCGGCGGGCCTGTGGCCGGGGACTGCGGCGGTGTGTCCGCACGGGCCGAGGCCGGACGTCCTCAGGGCGAGCGGCCTGAGGCGGAGCGGCTCGACGTGGAGCGGTACACCTCGCGGCTGGCCGGTGAACGGGTGGTGGTGGAGCTCGTGACGGCGCACGGAGTGGTGGAGGCGAGTCGGCCGGTGCGGCTGAGGGGGCAGACCCGGTAG
- the ptsP gene encoding phosphoenolpyruvate--protein phosphotransferase gives MKTTLRGLGVSHGVAIGQVRHMGTALLEPPAKQIPVAEAQREQGRARQAVKAVAADLNARGHLAGGEAQHVLEAQALMAQDPELMADVERRIAVGSTAERAVYDALSAYRALLSGAGEYLAGRVADLDDVRNRIVARLLGVPMPGVPDSDEPYVLIARDLAPADTALLDPGLVLGFVTEEGGPTSHSAILARALGVPAVVALTGACELGEGTVIAVDGSTGEVFVEPGADERAELARVAAERKAALGAATGPGATSDGHKVPLLANIGGPADVPAAVAAGAEGVGLFRTEFLFLDDSTAAPSEARQVEVYREVLEAFPERRVVVRVLDAGADKPLDFLTPSDEPNPALGVRGLRALLDHPEVLRTQLRALSKAAEGLPVYLEVMAPMVADRADARAFARACREVGLEAKFGVMVEIPSAALRARSVLKEVEFLSLGTNDLAQYTFAADRQVGAVSRLHDPWQPALLDLVSVAAEAARAGGKGCGVCGEAASDPLLACVLAGLGVSSLSMGAASIPYVRAALAKYTLAQCERAASAARAADGAAEARAAAQGVLSGE, from the coding sequence ATGAAGACAACGCTGCGGGGCCTCGGCGTGAGCCATGGGGTGGCGATCGGGCAGGTACGGCACATGGGGACCGCCTTGCTGGAGCCGCCGGCGAAGCAGATTCCGGTGGCGGAGGCGCAGCGGGAGCAGGGACGGGCTCGCCAGGCCGTCAAAGCGGTGGCTGCCGATCTGAACGCGCGTGGGCATCTGGCGGGGGGCGAGGCCCAGCATGTCCTGGAGGCACAGGCCCTGATGGCGCAGGATCCCGAACTGATGGCCGATGTGGAGCGTCGGATCGCGGTCGGAAGTACGGCCGAACGTGCGGTCTACGACGCGCTCTCCGCGTACCGGGCACTGCTTTCGGGCGCCGGGGAGTACCTGGCCGGGCGGGTCGCCGACCTGGATGACGTACGCAATCGGATCGTCGCGCGGCTGCTCGGTGTGCCCATGCCGGGTGTGCCGGACAGCGACGAGCCGTATGTGCTGATCGCCCGGGATCTCGCGCCGGCCGACACGGCATTGCTCGATCCCGGCCTGGTGCTGGGATTCGTCACCGAGGAAGGTGGCCCGACGAGTCACAGCGCGATTCTGGCGCGGGCACTGGGGGTGCCGGCGGTGGTGGCGCTGACCGGGGCCTGCGAGCTGGGCGAGGGCACGGTCATCGCGGTCGACGGCAGCACGGGCGAGGTGTTCGTGGAACCCGGTGCCGATGAGCGTGCGGAGCTGGCGCGGGTGGCTGCGGAGCGTAAGGCCGCGCTGGGTGCGGCAACGGGTCCGGGCGCGACCTCCGACGGACACAAGGTGCCGCTGCTGGCCAACATCGGCGGACCGGCCGACGTGCCGGCTGCTGTCGCGGCCGGGGCCGAAGGGGTCGGGCTGTTCCGGACCGAGTTCCTGTTCCTGGACGACAGCACCGCGGCGCCGTCGGAGGCGAGGCAGGTCGAGGTGTACCGCGAGGTGCTGGAGGCGTTCCCCGAGCGTCGGGTGGTCGTGCGGGTACTGGACGCCGGTGCGGACAAGCCGCTTGACTTCCTGACGCCGTCCGACGAACCGAATCCGGCGCTGGGCGTGCGCGGGCTGCGCGCGTTGCTTGATCACCCCGAGGTGCTGAGGACGCAGCTGAGGGCGTTGTCGAAGGCTGCCGAGGGCCTGCCGGTGTACCTGGAGGTGATGGCGCCGATGGTGGCGGACCGCGCCGATGCCAGGGCGTTCGCGCGGGCATGCCGTGAGGTGGGGTTGGAGGCGAAGTTCGGCGTGATGGTCGAGATCCCCTCGGCCGCCTTGCGGGCGCGTTCGGTGCTCAAGGAAGTGGAGTTCCTGTCCTTGGGCACCAATGACCTGGCGCAGTACACGTTCGCAGCCGACCGGCAGGTGGGTGCGGTGTCGCGGCTCCACGATCCGTGGCAGCCCGCGCTGCTCGATCTGGTCTCTGTGGCGGCGGAGGCGGCGCGGGCCGGGGGGAAGGGCTGCGGTGTGTGTGGCGAGGCGGCTTCGGACCCGCTGCTCGCGTGTGTGCTTGCGGGCCTCGGGGTTTCCTCTCTGTCGATGGGTGCGGCGTCGATCCCCTATGTGCGTGCGGCACTGGCGAAGTACACGTTGGCGCAGTGTGAGCGGGCCGCATCGGCCGCCCGGGCCGCCGATGGTGCAGCTGAGGCCAGGGCAGCGGCCCAAGGAGTGCTCTCCGGGGAGTAG
- a CDS encoding zinc ribbon domain-containing protein has product MARTRTPVVAGWFTDAGADGSADEEAARRSFRLLGTRCTACSSVFFPREDTACRNPDCRGGDLTEVPLSKSGLVWSCTDGRYRPPAPYVSDASEEWRPYTLVAVELAEERMVVLGQAAPGVTIADLAVGTEVEVVPGILNEDERTVWTTWWWRPVGTR; this is encoded by the coding sequence GTGGCACGCACACGCACACCGGTGGTGGCTGGATGGTTCACCGACGCCGGCGCCGACGGCAGTGCGGACGAGGAGGCCGCCCGGCGCTCGTTCCGGCTGCTCGGCACCCGATGCACCGCCTGCTCCTCGGTGTTCTTCCCACGCGAGGACACGGCGTGCCGCAATCCGGACTGCCGGGGCGGAGACTTGACGGAGGTGCCGTTGTCCAAAAGCGGACTGGTCTGGTCCTGCACGGACGGGCGATACCGCCCACCCGCGCCGTATGTCTCCGATGCCTCGGAGGAGTGGCGGCCGTACACACTCGTCGCGGTCGAACTCGCCGAGGAGCGGATGGTCGTACTCGGCCAGGCCGCTCCCGGGGTGACGATCGCCGATCTCGCCGTCGGAACGGAGGTCGAGGTGGTGCCCGGGATCCTGAACGAGGACGAGCGGACCGTATGGACGACCTGGTGGTGGCGTCCGGTGGGTACCCGATGA
- a CDS encoding lipid-transfer protein, producing the protein MTGDVAVLGAGMHPWGKWGRSFVEYGSVAARAALADAGVDWRQVRSVVGADTVRAGYPGYVAGATFAQALGWQGARVTSVYAACASGAQAIGTARAQILSGLADVVLVVGADSAPKGFFAPAGGDRPDDPDWLRFRVLGATNPAYFGLFARRRMAVYGDTPEDFAQVKVKNAAAGALNPLARYRTAVSAEEVAASAVVADPLRLLDICATSDGGAALVLSSLDYARRHGVPDPVRIRAVSTVTPVYPRTVIDLPDIATDSAAAVAPPALGFRASIARAAYEEAGIGPEELALAEVYDLSTALELEWYEDIGLCAEGEGAKLVREGATAIGGRIPVNPSGGLASFGEAVPAQAIAQVCELTWQLRGAAGDRQVAGARAGITANQGLFGHGSAVVAVR; encoded by the coding sequence ATGACGGGCGATGTCGCGGTCCTCGGAGCCGGAATGCATCCCTGGGGCAAATGGGGCCGGAGTTTCGTGGAGTACGGCAGTGTCGCGGCCAGGGCAGCCCTGGCGGACGCGGGTGTCGACTGGCGGCAGGTCCGGTCTGTGGTCGGAGCGGACACCGTGCGAGCCGGCTATCCGGGCTACGTCGCCGGTGCCACGTTCGCACAGGCACTGGGCTGGCAGGGCGCCAGGGTGACCAGTGTGTACGCGGCGTGCGCCTCCGGGGCCCAGGCCATCGGCACGGCCCGCGCCCAGATCCTGTCGGGACTCGCGGATGTGGTCCTGGTCGTGGGGGCCGACTCCGCTCCCAAGGGGTTCTTCGCCCCTGCCGGGGGCGACCGCCCGGACGATCCGGACTGGCTGCGCTTCCGTGTGCTTGGCGCGACCAATCCGGCGTACTTCGGCCTCTTCGCCCGCCGCCGCATGGCGGTGTACGGCGACACTCCGGAGGACTTCGCACAGGTCAAGGTGAAGAACGCGGCCGCGGGAGCGCTCAATCCGCTGGCCAGGTACCGGACCGCGGTGAGCGCCGAGGAAGTCGCGGCGTCGGCCGTCGTCGCCGACCCGCTGCGGTTGCTGGACATCTGCGCCACATCGGACGGAGGAGCGGCACTCGTCCTGTCGAGCCTCGACTACGCCCGTCGGCACGGGGTCCCCGATCCGGTGCGGATCCGCGCCGTCTCGACCGTGACACCGGTGTATCCCCGGACCGTGATCGATCTGCCCGACATCGCCACCGACTCGGCCGCCGCGGTCGCTCCACCGGCACTCGGCTTCCGTGCCTCGATCGCCCGCGCCGCCTACGAGGAGGCGGGAATCGGGCCCGAGGAGCTTGCACTGGCCGAGGTGTACGACCTGTCCACCGCTCTGGAGCTGGAGTGGTACGAGGACATCGGGCTGTGCGCGGAAGGGGAGGGTGCCAAGCTGGTGCGAGAGGGCGCCACGGCCATCGGCGGGCGCATCCCGGTGAACCCGAGCGGCGGCCTCGCGTCCTTCGGTGAGGCGGTGCCGGCTCAGGCGATCGCCCAGGTCTGCGAGCTGACCTGGCAGTTGCGCGGCGCGGCGGGTGACCGGCAAGTGGCCGGTGCCCGGGCCGGTATCACCGCGAACCAAGGGCTGTTCGGGCACGGTTCGGCAGTCGTCGCCGTGCGCTGA